The following nucleotide sequence is from Corylus avellana chromosome ca7, CavTom2PMs-1.0.
ATGCATGAAATTTCCAAAAATGGAAATAGCAGCTCAAGGTAATGTAGACCTTGAAAACTCAACTCAATACAGATGCAAGGTACCCCTATACCATTCCCATTTATCTGTGATAGTCAAAACCTCAAGAATTCTTTAGAGAGCTCCAGctgtaaaacaaaacaaaacaaaacagaacaGAATGGAAAGCTAGGAAAATCTTAAGAAGCAATCACTGCGATCCCCCTTTTTCAAGCTTCTCAATTTCTTCACGGTGCTTCCTTTCTGCTTCCTGGAGTGCTCTTTCAGCGTCCTCCTCTTCTTCAATTTGGTCAAGATCATCAAACTCCTTGCTTGCTGCCATTGCTTTCACTACAGGATCTCTTAGCTCAGATACTAGCCCACCACCAACCTTGTACTCTTCTTCATCCCCAATCAAAAATAATCGCTGGTCAGGTCCTGATGCCATGGGAATGTCGACTGCTAGTAGCTTCATATCATGCTGCCAAAAAAAAGATGACACCAAATACTTACATAAGCATAATCAGAACATTCAAGTGCTTCCCCCTATATACATCCCTTTTCCTctttctaaaacaaaataaaactgaattTTTCAAGTTCCTGGCTCCATATCAGAAGAAAAAGACTGCAGATCCTAGTGATTTATGCAAAGACAGCTTCTAGACGTTTGTGAATGCGAGGATGCTGAAGAAAATTAGTTAAAAGTTCTAATTACAACATATATTTAAGTTGAATGTAATGAACCGTTATCTATCTTTGTCTATTGGTATGTCTGTCTAAGTGTGGTGGTGTGCACGTGTGTATGTTGTATCTCTGTGTGCGTTGCATGCCTTAGCCTGGTTATCAATCGGTTGGGCTCTCAAATATCCATCTCCTATTAACTAAAGCAGTAGTAATATGCAGGTTACAGTTTGAGAGAAGGCATTCAATATCTCTGCCTAAATCAAATGAAATATAGAATTAGCAGGGACAATTGAAGTTGCCAGTTGGTTCGACTAGTAAATCTCTTGCCATCATACCAAATGCTTGGGATCAAATACGCCATTCACTGGGATTGATTGGTTAAAATGAAGAGAGAGGGCTACCTCCCATTATATAGTCCATAGGATTAATGTACCCCTAATTGACCAAAAAAGGAATTAATAGCAGCAAGATTTGAGTAGAAGAATCTGTGGAACCTAACGCTTGCAACATGACATGAAACCATTCTAGCGGCTACATGTCTCAACAATTGGAACTTCAAGAAACACTCCCATTTGATGTTACAAGAAGATGTTGAGGCAGAACAAAAAGCACTAGCATATCTGATTTATACAAACACAGAATGTTTCACTGTCTCATCTGAGGTGAGAAATGAAGGGAGAGTGGCTAGCACAGAAGCAAACCTggccttttttcttcttgacttCAACGCTGACAAGACCTTTTCTCTCAGAACCacgtattggaaagatgaggAAACACCGCTTGCTCCTACGACTTGGCTTGAAGTTCTTTAGTGTAAGCCCACCTCCTGACATCACATAGGCTCTCAAGTCGCTTCCAGTAAGAGGGGCACCCATAACCTCAAGGATCCCAGCAGATGTATTAAGCCTCCTCATGGCCATTCGATAAACTTTATCAGGATTGATTGTGAATCTTGCGCGGATATAAAGGCCCTTCAagtaaccaaaaagaaaacttatGATCTATAATAAAGGCATTCAACAGCAACAATGCCAACAGTAGTttatccactttttttttttttttgctggtaACAGTTGATCCACATATATTGgcaaagaaaaattcaaatttcaactCCTACATATGGGAGTTACATGAGTGTTTGTGTCTGGACTATAAAGATGCACTTACAGATGAGACCCAAATGATGCAACGGAATGACCTACTGAATAATGTGGCTGGAggttttggattcaaaacttaTTATTTGCAAAAAATGTCATTCAGTTTGCCTTTGGAGGTTAAGCATCCCATCAAGAGAGTTCAGCCAATCAGCCCCAACTGCTAGCATGCACACCATACTTAGAGATTTTCATTCATCTGTGAATGTTTGCAACCTATAGCCCAGAAAGTAAATATGAAATTGATTGCTGCGGTAAATTTCTGAAGTACTTCTATATCCAAAAAGTCCTAGCAAACCTTACAAAATTACATTTCAAAGTTTTAAAGCAAATCATTCATCACACAACTTGCAAGTTTTTGCggcttttaataaattaaaaatgataagtAGACACTATTCAGTAGGAAATCAGAAACAAACCAcaagagagcgagagagaaagagagacccTCTTCTCTTGTTTGACAAGACAATTTTCATTGATTGCTCAACTTCAAATAGTAGAAAACTGCaaaaaagttcatatatatcCCCTAACAAGTATTATGTGAATTCAGAGATCAATTTACGAGATTATAGTGCCCATtgcataacaaaataaatcgAAGTCGCGATACTGAAAACCGTAAAAGCAAGACAAGAACAGAACTTGCATTGAAGCCTAAAGCTTGTTTCTAAGGGAGCTAGGTTGCCAACGGAGATGGAGAACCATAGGTAGCAAACGCAGCAAAACATACCATCCGTTAATCATTTCTCTTAAGAGAATGGGagttaaaaatttatatttgcAGACTGATTGAAGATACTAATAATAGCAACAAGAAGTCAACAATAATAACAGGAGTGCTTTGAATTAAAAAGAACTTACGGCAAAAGCGACGATAGCAGAAGAGAGGGCGAGAAAGCCATACTTGGCCATGCCTTCGGAGAAGCCAACGAAGGTGCTC
It contains:
- the LOC132186949 gene encoding uncharacterized protein LOC132186949; this translates as MSKPSPRVIQGGLLRLLRYNHNHHLPKSNRSSSSSSSSNANNVFTSAIRAYSSSLVPSNSRTTLISQFHSNPTSSNALNPHAFSSSPRSLLFLLRKPAHNPISFRNGIGFRFFSVDSPKWGKRAFFDKPATALSSTFSRYREAIGLQIEAFFKRNSLFLVGAGGVLVCALLWRIMFGVASTFVGFSEGMAKYGFLALSSAIVAFAGLYIRARFTINPDKVYRMAMRRLNTSAGILEVMGAPLTGSDLRAYVMSGGGLTLKNFKPSRRSKRCFLIFPIRGSERKGLVSVEVKKKKGQHDMKLLAVDIPMASGPDQRLFLIGDEEEYKVGGGLVSELRDPVVKAMAASKEFDDLDQIEEEEDAERALQEAERKHREEIEKLEKGGSQ